CAACTGGACGGGAACATTACACTTGAGTGGAATGTAAAAGATGGCGACATTGTCGCGGAAGACAGTCTCTTGGTGAGCATCAAGGGACCGGCGCGCGCCGTTCTGACGGGTGAACGCACGGCGCTTAATTTTTTACAAACTTTGTCTGGCACCGCCACCGTTTCGGCCATTTATGCCGAACAAGTCAGCGGCACCCAGTGCAAGGTGCTCGACACACGCAAAACCATTCCCGGCTTGCGTAATGCCCAAAAGTACGCGGTACGCTGTGGCGGTTCGCATAATCATCGCATCGGTTTGTACGATGCCTTCCTGATCAAAGAAAACCACATCATTTCGTCCGGCGGAATCGAAAAAGCCATTCACAATGCCCGGCAACAACACCCCGAATTAACCCTGGAAGTAGAAACTGAGAACATGCAGGAGTTTCACGAAGCCCTGGCGGCCGGAGCCGACATCATTATGCTGGACGAATTCAGTTTCGAGGATATTCGACTGGCCGTTCAAATTTGTAAGAATTTTGAGGCCGATACCAAGCTGGAAGCGTCGGGCAATATCAACCTGGATACCTTACGCGACTACGCAGAAACCGGCGTGGATTTTGTTTCGTCTGGCAGTCTGACAAAACATGTACGCGCCATTGACCTGTCGATGCGTTTTGAATTTGTCGATTGAGACGCCCTGGATTGAACGCCCTGGATTGAACGCCCTGGATTGAACGCAGAGATCAGCTGATTAAGAAAATTAAACGAGCACAATAGAATCAGGCAATGTTGCGATTCACCTGTTCGGGTTGCGAGAAGCCAAAGCCCTGGGCGTAATTAACCCCAAGCTCTTTTAAAATACGGATAATTTCAGCATTCTCGGCAAACTCGGCAATGGTTTTTTTGCCGGTCAGGTGGCCGATCTGGTTAATGGTACGCACCATTTCCCGGTCGATCGGGTCGTTGACAATGCCTTTTACAAAACTGCCGTCAATCTTGAGGTAATCCACGGGGAATTGCTTGAGATAGCCAAAGGAAGCGTGTCCGGTGCCAAAATCATCCAGCGCAAACTTGCAGCCAAGGTTTTTCAGAGTTTCGATAAAGTGTGTGGCTTTGGCGTAACTGGCGATCGCCGCGGTTTCAGTAATCTCGAAACAGATCAACTCCGGGTTCAAACCACTGAATTCAAATTGCTCGATAACATAGTCCAGGAATTTATCGTCTGACATACTTTGCCCGGACAAATTTATGGAACACATGGCCAAACGGTCACGTTCATCGGCTTCCGAGACTAACCAGCGGAAGGTATTTTGAATCACCCATTTATCGATCCGCTTGATCAAGCCATAGCGTTCTGCTGCCGCGATGAACAAAGAAGGCGATATGGTTTTACCGTTTTCATCTTTCATGCGCAGCAATAATTCGAAATGCATTTTATCTTCAGGGTTGTCATCAAGAGGATGGATGAACTGGCGGAAGATCTCGAAACGATCTTCATCCAGTGCCGACGTGATCCTGGCCGCCCATTGCATTTCACGTTTGCGCCGGATCATG
This genomic stretch from Gammaproteobacteria bacterium harbors:
- a CDS encoding carboxylating nicotinate-nucleotide diphosphorylase; the protein is MTDKNTPKQPAPSEIHAMVERALTEDVGSGDVTAALVPENQQAHAKVFCREQAVICGLAWVNETFRQLDGNITLEWNVKDGDIVAEDSLLVSIKGPARAVLTGERTALNFLQTLSGTATVSAIYAEQVSGTQCKVLDTRKTIPGLRNAQKYAVRCGGSHNHRIGLYDAFLIKENHIISSGGIEKAIHNARQQHPELTLEVETENMQEFHEALAAGADIIMLDEFSFEDIRLAVQICKNFEADTKLEASGNINLDTLRDYAETGVDFVSSGSLTKHVRAIDLSMRFEFVD